Proteins encoded by one window of Arachis ipaensis cultivar K30076 chromosome B04, Araip1.1, whole genome shotgun sequence:
- the LOC110271267 gene encoding uncharacterized protein LOC110271267: MSLLSDLISESRTGTHKIIAEYIKTRDFPFCFFNAFHVVENRIGVDLASTSEAKQGLFVMHTPQLESQSLQTRDTMLPRSSVTLMLPPRNHARNAEEKPETLPLVTERLRFAAREVTLSFSYV, encoded by the exons ATGTCTTTGCTCTCAGATCTCATCTCCGAATCCCGCACCGGCACCCACAAGATCATTGCTGAATACATAAAAACCAGAGACTTTCCCttttgcttctttaatgcttTTCATGTGGTGGAAAACAGGATTGGTGTGGATCTGGCTTCGACATCAGAAGCAAAGCAAGG gTTATTTGTGATGCATACACCCCAGCTGGAGAGCCAATCCCTACAAACAAGAGACACAATGTTGCCAAGATCTTCAGTCACCCTTATGTTGCCTCCGAGGAACCATG CACGAAACGCAGAGGAAAAGCCAGAAACCCTACCACTAGTCACTGAAAGATTGCGATTCGCAGCCAGAGAAGTGACATTGTCGTTCAGTTACGTGTAA